From the genome of Diorhabda sublineata isolate icDioSubl1.1 chromosome Y, icDioSubl1.1, whole genome shotgun sequence, one region includes:
- the LOC130451924 gene encoding putative E3 ubiquitin-protein ligase protein PFF1365c has product MNLQNGVTPLCGLEASPSELLQSRLLRTGLPISNKLLEPKTTNEYGKKVERKLAVKSYHDKSARSSSDFNENQDILFKLKKDGYWTPGKVLSNTNTPRSYLVSDENGRVYKRNSSFLKNTKNPTVINASNNNENININCKPSSADESSENTCLSNRTDVYNENGCGTNNNKTANECTSVKEANSKCTRSGRVVNVPNRLRDYYT; this is encoded by the coding sequence AGTTACACCACTATGTGGTCTTGAGGCCTCACCTTCAGAGTTATTACAAAGCAGGTTACTAAGAACAGGTTTGCCTATATCCAACAAATTATTGGAACCCAAAACCACTAACGAGTATGGGAAAAAAGTAGAAAGAAAGTTGGCAGTAAAAAGCTATCATGATAAATCTGCACGTAGCAGCTCAGATTTTAACGAAAATCAAGATATACTATTTAAATTGAAGAAGGATGGGTATTGGACACCGGGAAAAGTCTTATCAAATACTAATACTCCACGATCATACTTGGTGAGTGATGAAAATGGCAGggtttataaaagaaattcttcctttttaaaaaatacaaaaaatccaaCGGTTATAAATGCGTCAAACAACaacgaaaatataaacataaactgTAAACCTAGTAGTGCTGATGAATCAAGTGAGAACACTTGTTTGTCTAATAGAACTGATGTATATAATGAAAACGGTTGTggaactaataataataaaacggCAAATGAATGTACAAGTGTCAAGGAAGCAAATAGCAAATGCACAAGATCAGGTCGGGTCGTCAATGTACCAAATAGGTTAAGAGACTATTATACatag